Proteins from one Chitinophaga oryzae genomic window:
- a CDS encoding 2-oxoacid:acceptor oxidoreductase subunit alpha: protein MSNTSIQQLDDVVIKFAGDSGDGMQLTGTQFSNNTALIGNDLSTFPDFPAEIRAPQGTLAGVSGFQLHFSSNRIFTPGDACDVLVAMNAAALKANLKGLKKGGIIIANTDGFDAKNLRLANYPEGVNPLEDGSLANYQLHVMDVTKMTREALKETSLGMKEKDRAKNMFVLGFLYWLYDRSMESTEAFLQEKFGKKPEILDSNLKVLRAGYNFADTVEAFTTRYRVEKARMEPGTYRSITGNTALAYGLVAASQKANLPIFLGTYPITPASDILHELSRFKNFGIRTFQAEDEIAGITSAIGASYGGHMGITTTSGPGMALKGEAMGLAVMLEIPLLIVDIQRGGPSTGLPTKTEQSDLLQAYYGRNGECPMPIISASTPADCFSAIYEAFRISVQHMTPVIFLSDGYIANGAEPWRFPKSADLPAIEVKFKKQLEEGEEHFLPYHRDENLVRPWAVPGTPGLEHRIGGLEKQNITGNVSYDPENHQLMVKIRQEKVDKIADHIPPQKIEVGPEKGKVLVLGWGSTFGAIKSAVLDLLAEGHQVAHAHIRHMRPFPKNLGEILHSYDKVLIPEINNGQLIKIIRDQYLIDAQGYHKIMGVPITKGELITRIKEML from the coding sequence ATGTCTAATACTTCGATTCAACAACTGGATGATGTAGTGATAAAATTTGCGGGCGATAGTGGAGACGGGATGCAGTTGACAGGTACCCAGTTTTCCAATAATACCGCGCTGATCGGCAATGACCTGAGCACATTTCCGGACTTTCCGGCCGAAATACGGGCCCCGCAGGGTACCCTGGCGGGCGTGAGCGGTTTCCAGCTTCATTTTTCTTCCAACAGAATATTCACCCCGGGCGACGCCTGCGACGTACTGGTAGCCATGAACGCCGCCGCCCTGAAAGCCAACCTGAAAGGACTTAAAAAAGGCGGTATCATTATCGCCAATACCGACGGCTTCGATGCCAAAAACCTCCGGCTGGCCAACTACCCCGAAGGCGTTAATCCGCTGGAAGACGGCTCCCTGGCCAACTACCAGCTCCATGTGATGGACGTTACCAAAATGACCCGTGAAGCACTGAAAGAGACTTCCCTGGGCATGAAAGAGAAAGATCGCGCCAAAAATATGTTCGTGCTGGGTTTCCTCTACTGGCTGTACGACCGTAGCATGGAAAGTACAGAAGCTTTCCTCCAGGAGAAATTCGGCAAAAAACCGGAAATCCTGGACAGTAACCTGAAAGTACTGCGTGCCGGTTACAACTTCGCAGATACCGTAGAGGCCTTTACCACCCGCTATCGCGTGGAAAAAGCCCGCATGGAGCCGGGCACCTACCGCAGCATTACCGGTAACACCGCCCTGGCCTACGGCCTGGTGGCAGCCTCCCAAAAAGCCAATCTGCCGATATTCCTGGGTACCTATCCCATCACACCGGCTTCTGATATCCTGCATGAACTGAGCCGCTTCAAAAATTTCGGCATCCGCACCTTCCAGGCGGAAGACGAAATTGCCGGTATCACCTCCGCCATCGGCGCCTCCTACGGCGGCCATATGGGCATAACCACCACCTCCGGCCCCGGTATGGCCCTGAAAGGCGAAGCCATGGGCCTGGCCGTGATGCTGGAAATTCCGCTGCTGATCGTTGACATTCAGCGTGGCGGCCCCTCTACCGGTTTGCCTACGAAAACGGAACAATCTGACCTGTTGCAGGCTTATTATGGCCGTAACGGCGAATGTCCCATGCCGATCATCTCCGCTTCCACGCCGGCCGACTGCTTCTCTGCCATCTATGAAGCGTTCCGTATCAGCGTGCAGCACATGACACCGGTGATCTTCCTCAGCGACGGCTATATCGCCAACGGCGCCGAACCATGGCGCTTCCCGAAAAGCGCTGACCTGCCGGCCATCGAAGTGAAATTCAAAAAACAACTGGAAGAAGGAGAAGAACACTTCCTGCCTTACCATCGTGACGAAAACCTGGTCCGCCCCTGGGCAGTGCCCGGCACCCCCGGCCTGGAACACCGTATCGGCGGCCTCGAAAAACAAAATATCACCGGCAACGTTAGCTACGATCCTGAAAACCACCAGCTGATGGTGAAAATCCGCCAGGAAAAAGTAGATAAGATCGCTGACCATATTCCGCCGCAGAAAATTGAAGTCGGCCCGGAAAAAGGTAAAGTGCTGGTGCTCGGCTGGGGCTCCACCTTTGGCGCCATTAAAAGCGCCGTGCTGGACCTGCTCGCCGAAGGCCACCAGGTAGCCCACGCTCATATCCGCCATATGCGCCCGTTCCCGAAAAATCTGGGTGAAATACTCCACAGCTACGATAAAGTACTGATACCGGAAATCAACAATGGTCAGCTGATCAAAATTATCCGCGATCAATACCTCATAGATGCGCAGGGATATCATAAAATCATGGGCGTTCCCATCACCAAGGGAGAACTCATTACCCGCATTAAGGAAATGTTATAA
- a CDS encoding Bax inhibitor-1/YccA family protein codes for MALFQSNNPVLKESIFDKAAHSDGATMSIRGTVNKMSFLLIMLMAAAVFSYGQFVKGSSNVFPLVIGGAIGGFILALVIIFKKEWSGYLAPAYALAEGLFLGGISAMFNAQWQGIVLQAVGLTFGTFIAMLVLYRTGVIRATERFKSIVMTATLGIGIFYLIALVLRLFHIEMPLIHSSGTFGIVFSVIVVAIAALNLILDFDMIEQGAAMGAPKYFEWYASFGLLVTLVWLYLEILRLLSKLNRR; via the coding sequence ATGGCACTGTTTCAATCGAACAACCCTGTACTCAAAGAAAGTATTTTTGACAAGGCTGCTCATTCTGATGGCGCTACCATGAGCATCCGTGGTACTGTTAACAAAATGTCTTTTCTGCTGATCATGCTGATGGCAGCAGCTGTTTTCTCCTATGGTCAATTTGTAAAAGGCAGCTCCAACGTTTTTCCGCTGGTTATCGGCGGCGCCATTGGTGGCTTTATACTGGCACTGGTTATTATTTTCAAGAAAGAATGGTCCGGCTACCTGGCACCTGCTTACGCACTGGCAGAGGGTCTTTTCCTCGGCGGCATCTCCGCGATGTTTAACGCACAGTGGCAGGGAATTGTACTGCAGGCGGTAGGCCTCACCTTCGGCACCTTCATCGCCATGCTGGTACTGTACCGCACCGGCGTTATCCGCGCTACCGAACGTTTTAAATCTATCGTGATGACCGCTACCCTTGGCATCGGTATCTTTTACCTGATTGCGCTGGTACTGCGTTTATTCCATATTGAAATGCCGTTGATCCACAGCAGTGGTACTTTCGGCATCGTGTTCTCCGTGATCGTGGTAGCTATTGCCGCGCTGAACCTGATACTGGACTTCGACATGATTGAACAGGGTGCGGCCATGGGCGCTCCCAAGTATTTTGAATGGTATGCTTCTTTCGGCCTGCTGGTGACCCTGGTATGGTTGTACCTCGAAATCCTGCGCCTGCTGAGCAAATTAAACAGAAGATAA
- a CDS encoding carboxypeptidase regulatory-like domain-containing protein, whose product MKKLKVTMLALAAVAFGTFAFKGIEGGSITGKVTPADAATEALAITGTDTLKSPVNDGAFSFQNAKSGTYTVIIGAKAPFKPATIADVKVEDGKATDLGEIKLTN is encoded by the coding sequence ATGAAAAAATTGAAAGTAACCATGTTGGCATTGGCAGCAGTAGCGTTTGGAACCTTTGCTTTCAAAGGAATTGAGGGTGGCTCTATCACAGGTAAAGTAACACCTGCAGATGCCGCTACTGAGGCACTGGCTATCACTGGAACAGACACGTTAAAATCACCTGTCAACGACGGTGCTTTTAGCTTTCAGAATGCCAAATCAGGGACCTATACAGTGATTATAGGCGCGAAGGCTCCTTTTAAACCTGCCACCATCGCAGATGTGAAAGTAGAAGATGGAAAGGCGACTGATTTGGGAGAAATTAAACTGACAAATTAA
- a CDS encoding head GIN domain-containing protein produces the protein MKKQAIITYTSLSVSWLLLMLAIFTLILSGCARDQIAGSGHIVAETRNTSPFSEVEISGPFEVHLVQDSTAAVEIRAEDNVIGAIETNTSSNTLFIRLRNRVRLWRHMPIQVFVHSRSYQRINFAGSGSLDNKDTLQSNTFSYQIDGSANAALAVAVQELHTRINGSGNLDLKGKAISLNSAINGSGQVAALDLDTQQADITIRGSGDHTIRVQNQLSVGIYGSGDVTYAGNPQKVQTNIKGSGKVKKI, from the coding sequence ATGAAGAAACAAGCTATCATAACTTACACCAGTCTCAGTGTGAGCTGGTTATTACTGATGCTGGCGATCTTTACCCTTATCCTGAGCGGTTGCGCCCGGGACCAGATAGCCGGATCAGGCCATATTGTGGCGGAAACCCGCAACACCTCTCCTTTTTCAGAAGTGGAAATATCCGGTCCGTTTGAAGTGCACCTGGTGCAGGACAGTACCGCAGCCGTAGAGATCAGGGCGGAAGACAATGTTATTGGCGCTATCGAGACCAATACCAGCAGCAATACCCTGTTCATCCGTTTGCGGAACCGGGTGAGGCTGTGGCGTCATATGCCGATACAGGTGTTTGTGCACAGCCGCAGTTACCAGCGTATTAACTTCGCCGGCTCCGGCAGTCTGGATAATAAGGACACCTTACAAAGCAACACCTTTTCCTACCAGATTGACGGCAGCGCCAACGCAGCGCTGGCAGTCGCTGTACAGGAACTGCATACCCGGATCAACGGTTCGGGCAACCTCGATCTTAAAGGCAAGGCCATTTCCCTCAACAGCGCCATTAACGGCAGCGGTCAGGTCGCAGCGCTTGACCTCGATACCCAGCAGGCCGATATTACCATCAGAGGATCCGGCGACCACACCATACGCGTACAGAACCAGCTGTCTGTAGGCATTTACGGCAGCGGTGACGTGACCTATGCCGGTAATCCGCAAAAAGTACAAACGAATATTAAAGGATCAGGCAAAGTAAAGAAGATCTGA
- a CDS encoding 2'-5' RNA ligase family protein, translating into MNFERNERPRRPYSSDTNKENDPNKERGDYRPNLNNEREGGKPDYNGGDGERRPRTDYNREGGYRPRTEYNRDGGYNREGGYDRGGGGYDRGGGGGYDRGGGGYDRGGGYNRDGGGYNREGGGGYDRGGGGYDRGGGGGYDRGGGGGGYNRGGGGGYDRGGGGGGYNRGGGGGYDRGGGGGGYNRGGGGGYDRGGGGYNRGGGGGGYNRGGGGRPRPGGQNRRFEPKPDNKIYFIALLPTAEVGKEIIKIKQEFAEQYGPMYALKVLPHITLQVPFTADPALEKAFCDELTEFAKTQAPFEVSLKGFGTFPNKQNRVLFINVEKSETMATMHRQLINFLRKEFGFSTMLARTGFTPHVTVAFKDLDDEQFNKAWPEYENKEYEATFKVNNLYFLRHNGKSWEVLQKCKLGGA; encoded by the coding sequence ATGAATTTTGAGAGAAACGAACGCCCCCGCAGGCCCTACTCTTCTGATACCAACAAAGAGAATGATCCCAACAAGGAGAGAGGTGACTACAGACCCAACTTAAACAATGAGCGGGAGGGTGGAAAACCCGACTACAACGGTGGAGACGGGGAACGTCGTCCACGTACTGATTACAATCGCGAGGGTGGGTATCGCCCCCGTACTGAGTACAACCGCGATGGCGGTTACAATCGTGAAGGTGGCTACGATCGTGGCGGCGGCGGATATGACCGCGGCGGCGGTGGTGGTTATGATCGCGGTGGTGGCGGCTATGATCGTGGTGGTGGATACAACCGCGACGGCGGTGGCTATAACCGCGAAGGTGGTGGCGGCTACGATCGTGGCGGTGGTGGTTACGACCGCGGTGGCGGTGGTGGTTACGACCGCGGTGGCGGTGGTGGTGGCTACAACCGCGGTGGCGGTGGTGGTTACGACCGTGGCGGCGGTGGCGGAGGCTACAACCGCGGTGGCGGTGGTGGTTACGACCGTGGCGGCGGTGGCGGAGGCTACAATCGCGGTGGCGGTGGTGGTTACGATCGCGGCGGCGGAGGCTATAACCGCGGTGGCGGTGGTGGCGGCTACAATCGCGGCGGCGGCGGCAGACCAAGACCCGGTGGCCAGAACAGACGCTTCGAACCCAAACCAGATAATAAGATTTACTTTATTGCACTGCTGCCCACTGCAGAAGTAGGTAAGGAAATCATCAAGATAAAACAGGAGTTTGCTGAACAATACGGACCAATGTACGCATTGAAAGTACTGCCTCACATCACCCTGCAGGTACCTTTTACAGCCGACCCGGCACTGGAAAAAGCCTTCTGCGATGAACTGACGGAATTCGCTAAAACACAGGCTCCTTTTGAAGTGTCCCTGAAAGGCTTCGGTACCTTCCCGAACAAACAGAACCGCGTCCTGTTCATCAACGTGGAAAAAAGCGAGACCATGGCCACCATGCATCGCCAGCTGATCAACTTCCTGCGTAAGGAATTCGGATTCAGCACCATGCTGGCACGTACCGGCTTTACACCGCACGTAACCGTTGCATTTAAAGACCTGGACGACGAACAGTTCAACAAGGCCTGGCCCGAATACGAAAACAAGGAATACGAGGCTACTTTCAAAGTAAACAACCTCTACTTCCTGCGTCATAACGGCAAATCCTGGGAAGTACTGCAGAAATGCAAACTGGGCGGCGCCTGA
- the kynU gene encoding kynureninase, protein MKYVATLAFAKEQDRQDPLNKFREQFYFPQRKGKDAIYLCGNSLGLQPKNVKSAIEQELADWQQCAVEGYWAAKNPWLYYQQYCSQPLTGMMGASRQELTVMNTLTVNLHLMMLSFYRPTKQRFKVLMEAGAFPSDQYAVETQVRFHGFDPETAIIEVSPRAGEHLIRLEDILDIINKESDSLALVLFGGINYYTGQYFDIPAITAAAHQAGAYAGFDLAHVAGNIPVSLHNWDVDFAVWCSYKYLNGGPGAVGGAFVHEKYASDRGFLRLGGWWGNEESARFKMEKGFVPKKEAEGWQQSTAQVFNMVSLKASLELFEAAGIGALREKSQGLTNYLEFLLQQLKGINFEIITPKNCNERGAQLSLLFLEKGKEIHQQMTDAGIIVDWREPGVIRVSPAPMYNSYQDVFHFYEIIANIASNA, encoded by the coding sequence ATGAAGTACGTAGCAACCTTAGCATTTGCTAAAGAGCAGGACCGGCAGGATCCATTAAATAAATTCAGGGAGCAGTTTTATTTCCCCCAAAGAAAAGGAAAGGACGCAATTTATTTATGTGGCAATTCACTCGGATTACAGCCTAAAAACGTAAAATCAGCGATAGAACAGGAATTGGCAGATTGGCAGCAGTGTGCAGTAGAAGGATACTGGGCGGCCAAGAATCCCTGGCTTTATTATCAGCAATATTGCAGCCAGCCGCTGACCGGAATGATGGGAGCGAGCCGGCAGGAGCTAACGGTGATGAATACACTCACTGTTAATTTACACCTGATGATGCTGAGTTTTTACCGGCCAACCAAACAGCGGTTTAAGGTGTTAATGGAGGCAGGAGCTTTTCCGAGCGACCAATACGCGGTGGAAACGCAGGTCAGGTTTCATGGTTTTGACCCGGAAACAGCCATTATTGAGGTTTCCCCCAGGGCCGGAGAACATTTAATAAGATTAGAAGATATTTTAGATATTATTAACAAGGAAAGTGATAGCTTAGCATTAGTTTTATTCGGAGGGATTAATTATTACACCGGACAATATTTTGATATACCCGCTATTACGGCTGCTGCCCATCAGGCAGGTGCTTATGCCGGTTTCGATCTGGCGCACGTAGCAGGAAATATTCCGGTGTCTTTGCACAATTGGGACGTAGATTTTGCCGTTTGGTGTTCATATAAGTACCTTAACGGAGGTCCCGGCGCAGTAGGAGGCGCCTTTGTGCATGAAAAATATGCCAGCGACCGCGGATTTCTCCGCCTGGGTGGCTGGTGGGGCAACGAAGAGAGTGCACGTTTTAAAATGGAAAAAGGGTTTGTGCCTAAGAAAGAAGCCGAAGGATGGCAACAAAGTACCGCTCAGGTCTTTAACATGGTAAGCCTGAAAGCATCCCTCGAACTATTTGAAGCAGCCGGTATCGGCGCTTTGAGAGAAAAAAGCCAGGGACTGACCAATTACCTGGAGTTTTTGCTGCAGCAGTTGAAAGGCATTAATTTTGAAATTATTACACCTAAAAATTGTAATGAACGTGGCGCACAACTATCTTTGCTGTTCCTGGAAAAAGGAAAAGAGATACATCAGCAAATGACGGATGCCGGTATAATCGTTGACTGGAGGGAACCCGGAGTCATCAGGGTTTCGCCGGCGCCGATGTATAACTCTTATCAAGATGTGTTTCATTTTTATGAAATCATAGCTAATATTGCTTCAAACGCTTAA
- a CDS encoding efflux RND transporter permease subunit has translation MQDNLHKEFKPTSWSIDNKVSIYVATIIIALAGIFSYINLPKEQFPEVVFPQFYINTIYAGTSPEDMETLVTKPIEKQLNGISGVKKIKSTSMQDFSAITIEFNANEDIEAARQQVREKVDDAKKDLPKDLTQEPQIVKIDVSQIPIMNVNLSGDFDLQTLKRYADDMKDRIEALNEITRVDLVGELEREIQINVDKYKMDAARIGFEDIVGAIQGENITISGGLVTMDGQKRTLSVKGEYKDPAKIGNIIVRGQSGATVYLKDVADVVDGFLEQESYARLAGKNVITLNVIKQSGKNLIDASDKIQAIKADMEANYFPKGLHVTITADQSKSTRVTLHDLINTIIIGFILVTVILMFFMGAVNAIFVALSVPISMFIAFLLMPVYGFTLNMMVLFSFLLALGIVVDDAIVVIENVHRIFNERKDLGIVRAAKIAAGEVFLPVLSGTLTVLAPFVPLLFWPGVIGKFMFYLPVTLITTLGASLVVAYIINPVFAVDFMDRHEGEDHPKPKFDRKFRILTAVFAVIALLGYVNGSVGVGNFVIFAYLMIVLERFWLGGVARHFQHKFWPKVQERYKHILKWCLVGWRPVWILVATFALLIFSIILTGIRNPKVVFFPQADPNFIYTYIELPNGTDQKYTDSITHIVEDRITKVVGASNPIVESIISNVAKGAGDPSQMDMSTQPQKGKVTVAFVEFGARNGQSTVQYLDKIRTAVKGIPGTNITVEQEQGGPPTGKPINIEISGDNFDELTSSSFRLKRYLDSLRIDGVEELKSDFEANKPEIVVNIDRERANNEGISTRQIGGALRTALFGFEASKIRDAKDEYKIMVRLQENQRNNINNLMNLNLVYRDMNMGGAVRQVPLSAVADIHYSNTYAGIKRIDQKRVITLYSNVLTGFNANEVVQHIQTALNDFSHPNSVTIKMTGEQEDQQETMNFLLMAMLGAFGLILMIMVTQFNSIGRPLVIFMEILFSIIGVFLGFSIFKMDISIVMTGVGIMALAGIVVRNGIVLVEFTDLLVMQHMPVYEAVVEAGKTRMTPVLLTAIAAILGLIPLAVGFNIDFATLFSEFKPHIFFGGDNVAFWGPLAWTMVFGLIFATFLTLILVPVMYAMNKRSIDVLDRYKMSRTLKYVPFLVLILKLFMKKDEVKKLHDPKYMSPKPYNFFPAPEKEQQEEIHRKNAKVGVSVN, from the coding sequence ATGCAAGACAATCTCCATAAAGAATTTAAACCCACCAGCTGGTCGATCGATAATAAGGTGAGCATCTATGTTGCCACCATTATCATCGCGCTGGCGGGTATATTTTCCTATATCAACCTGCCCAAGGAGCAATTCCCGGAAGTGGTGTTCCCGCAGTTTTATATCAACACCATCTATGCCGGTACTTCCCCGGAAGATATGGAAACACTGGTGACAAAGCCCATCGAGAAACAACTCAACGGCATCTCCGGCGTAAAGAAGATCAAAAGCACCTCCATGCAGGACTTCTCCGCCATTACCATCGAATTCAACGCCAATGAAGACATCGAAGCAGCCCGCCAGCAGGTAAGGGAGAAAGTGGACGACGCGAAAAAAGACCTGCCGAAAGACCTGACACAGGAACCGCAGATCGTAAAAATTGACGTGTCCCAGATCCCCATCATGAACGTAAACCTCTCCGGCGATTTTGACCTGCAGACACTGAAACGGTATGCAGATGATATGAAAGACCGCATCGAGGCGCTCAACGAAATCACCCGGGTAGACCTGGTAGGGGAACTGGAAAGAGAGATACAGATCAATGTCGATAAATATAAAATGGATGCCGCCAGGATCGGTTTCGAAGACATCGTCGGCGCTATCCAGGGGGAAAACATCACCATCTCCGGCGGCCTCGTAACGATGGACGGCCAGAAACGAACCCTCAGCGTAAAAGGCGAATACAAGGACCCTGCGAAGATCGGTAACATCATCGTCCGCGGACAGTCCGGCGCCACCGTTTACCTGAAAGACGTGGCAGACGTGGTGGACGGCTTCCTCGAACAGGAAAGCTACGCCCGCCTCGCCGGTAAAAACGTAATTACCCTCAACGTCATCAAACAAAGCGGTAAAAACCTGATCGATGCGTCTGATAAAATACAGGCGATCAAGGCAGACATGGAAGCCAACTACTTCCCGAAAGGGCTGCATGTGACCATCACCGCCGATCAGTCCAAATCCACCCGCGTTACCCTGCATGACCTGATCAATACCATTATCATCGGCTTCATCCTGGTAACCGTTATCCTCATGTTCTTCATGGGCGCGGTGAACGCCATCTTCGTGGCGCTGTCGGTGCCCATCTCCATGTTCATCGCCTTCCTGCTGATGCCGGTATACGGGTTCACCCTCAATATGATGGTGCTGTTCTCCTTCCTGCTGGCATTGGGTATCGTGGTAGACGACGCCATCGTGGTGATTGAAAACGTACACCGTATTTTTAACGAACGAAAAGACCTGGGTATAGTAAGAGCCGCCAAGATAGCGGCGGGAGAGGTGTTCTTGCCCGTATTGTCAGGAACCCTGACCGTGCTGGCGCCTTTCGTACCGCTGTTATTCTGGCCCGGCGTTATCGGTAAATTCATGTTCTACCTGCCGGTGACCCTGATCACTACGCTGGGAGCCTCGCTGGTAGTGGCTTACATCATTAACCCGGTGTTTGCGGTGGACTTTATGGACCGCCACGAAGGAGAAGATCATCCCAAACCGAAGTTTGACCGTAAGTTCCGGATACTGACCGCCGTATTCGCCGTGATCGCATTGCTCGGATATGTCAACGGCAGCGTGGGCGTGGGCAACTTTGTGATTTTCGCCTACCTGATGATCGTGCTGGAACGCTTCTGGCTGGGCGGCGTGGCACGCCACTTCCAGCACAAATTCTGGCCTAAAGTACAGGAACGCTACAAACATATCCTGAAATGGTGCCTCGTGGGCTGGCGTCCGGTATGGATCCTGGTAGCCACTTTCGCGCTGCTGATCTTCAGTATCATCCTTACCGGTATCCGCAACCCGAAAGTGGTGTTCTTCCCGCAGGCAGATCCGAACTTTATCTACACCTACATAGAATTGCCCAACGGTACCGACCAGAAATACACCGACTCCATCACCCATATCGTGGAAGACCGCATCACGAAAGTAGTGGGCGCCAGCAATCCTATCGTGGAGTCTATTATTTCCAACGTGGCCAAAGGCGCCGGCGACCCGTCGCAGATGGACATGAGCACCCAGCCGCAGAAAGGGAAGGTGACCGTGGCTTTCGTTGAATTCGGCGCCCGTAACGGACAATCCACCGTCCAGTACCTCGATAAGATCCGTACGGCCGTAAAAGGCATCCCGGGCACGAATATTACCGTAGAACAGGAACAGGGCGGCCCTCCCACCGGTAAACCGATCAACATTGAAATCTCCGGTGACAATTTTGACGAGCTGACCAGTTCTTCGTTCAGGCTTAAACGTTACCTCGATTCGCTGCGTATTGACGGCGTGGAAGAGCTGAAAAGCGACTTTGAGGCCAACAAACCCGAGATCGTGGTGAACATTGACAGGGAGAGGGCCAACAATGAGGGCATTTCCACCCGCCAGATCGGTGGGGCCCTGCGTACCGCCTTGTTCGGCTTTGAAGCGTCCAAAATCAGGGATGCCAAAGATGAATACAAGATCATGGTAAGATTGCAGGAGAATCAGCGTAACAACATCAATAACCTGATGAACCTCAACCTGGTGTACAGGGACATGAATATGGGCGGCGCAGTGCGCCAGGTGCCGCTGTCGGCAGTGGCGGATATTCACTATTCCAACACTTACGCCGGTATCAAGCGTATTGACCAGAAACGGGTTATCACCTTGTATTCCAACGTGTTGACCGGCTTTAACGCCAACGAGGTAGTACAGCATATCCAGACAGCGCTGAATGATTTCAGTCATCCTAACTCCGTGACAATCAAGATGACCGGTGAGCAGGAAGACCAGCAGGAGACGATGAATTTCCTCCTGATGGCCATGCTGGGCGCGTTCGGGCTGATCCTGATGATCATGGTGACGCAGTTCAACTCCATCGGGCGGCCGCTGGTGATCTTCATGGAGATCCTGTTCAGTATCATCGGGGTGTTCCTGGGCTTCTCCATCTTTAAAATGGATATTTCCATTGTGATGACCGGGGTGGGTATTATGGCGCTGGCAGGCATTGTGGTGCGGAATGGCATCGTGCTGGTAGAATTTACCGACCTGCTGGTAATGCAGCATATGCCGGTGTATGAGGCTGTGGTGGAGGCGGGCAAAACCCGTATGACGCCGGTGCTGCTGACCGCAATCGCGGCCATCCTGGGACTGATTCCGCTGGCAGTGGGCTTTAACATTGACTTTGCCACCCTGTTCAGCGAGTTTAAGCCGCATATTTTCTTCGGCGGGGACAACGTGGCCTTCTGGGGCCCGCTGGCCTGGACGATGGTGTTTGGGTTGATTTTTGCGACCTTCCTGACCCTGATCCTGGTGCCGGTGATGTATGCCATGAACAAGCGCTCCATCGATGTGCTGGACCGCTATAAAATGTCCAGGACACTGAAGTATGTGCCTTTCCTGGTGCTGATATTAAAATTATTTATGAAGAAAGACGAGGTGAAGAAGCTGCATGATCCGAAGTATATGTCACCGAAGCCTTATAATTTCTTCCCGGCCCCTGAAAAGGAGCAGCAGGAGGAGATTCACCGGAAGAACGCCAAGGTGGGGGTTTCCGTGAATTAA